Part of the Triticum urartu cultivar G1812 chromosome 2, Tu2.1, whole genome shotgun sequence genome, GGCTGCAAAAATCACGTACGTACGTGGATAAGATGAGCTAGTCCGTAGCAAGAAAAACAGTAATGGAAAAGAAGCATCAGGCGCTGCATGCATGCACGAATGCTTACTCCCGCATTTGCTCCCGACGGGGAGGGCGACGCCGGCTTCGCGGGAGCAGCGGACGAGCTTCTCGGGGCTGATGATccgctcgtcggcggcggtgagGACGCGGCAGATGCAGGGCATGTCCACCTTCCTCACCTCGAGGCGGCAGGGCATGTCCGGGATCACGTAGGGGCTCCCCTTCTTGATGGTCCACTTGCACATGCGGATGACGCTGTCCCTCTCGTCGTAGCAGTCCTTCTCCCCGGCGGCGAGATGCGCCGCGAACCCGGCGAAGAGCGACGCGAACAGCAGGGCACGGAGGAGGCTGGCTCCGGTGGTGCTGCCCATCTTTGTTGCTTAGGTACTGTGGCGCTGCTGTGCTTGCGAGTGGTGTGCATGATGCTGGCAGTGGGCGCTCGTTTATATAGCACGCGAGAGCCCCCGATGCACTTCGGACTCTAGAGATCGACCTACCTGATTGACGGCGGCGCTTGTTGCATTGAAAATTTCGAGTGGCGACATGGGAATAAATGTTTAGGTACTTCATTGAATTTGGGTCTTTGTAGTAGGTGAGATCGACCGAGCCATATCTGGGGTTCCAAAACCACATGAACTTGACCATGGAAGCTGCATGCGTGGTTTCTTTTTTCGTGGTTTTTAATGGAGGGAAAAACATATGCCGTCACTCGAACGAAGAAAGCATAGATAGCTTTCATCGTCGATGCACGAAAACGGCTTCACGCGCAAGAACTAGCGAGGGCGCCGCATGTGTGTTCATTCATATCATGTAGGGCGGGTCGAATGAGCCGGAGGGAAGCACACAAGTCGACATACATTTACAAAGTATCCCGTAATGTTTAAACTTTAGACCAACTTTAATATTCGCTATAATGCACATGTAGTGCCCTTCATAATTTTTCGAAAATGCTAATGCATGGCGACTTAAAAGTTTTTCATGGCAATTTATAATATCACGAGGATGGTAAATTTAGTTTGCAAGAATCGCAATTACCTGACAAAAAGTGAACTGAAACGGATTCGCAATGCTTGCCAACCAAACTTGCCATCCTTGATGAATAAAACTTACCATACAAAAACATTAGATTTGCCAAGCCTACAAATATGATGTTCGCTGGATGTTTAGGTTCTAATTTTGAAGGTCTCCAATTTTCTCTTTATTTTCATTCGAACACCTGGACTAAATGTTTCACAGTATTTTATGGGCAATCATGCATGTATTTTTTAACAAGTTACATGCACAGAAAAACAAAGGATTCAACCAATATATACAACACTTCTGCTTCAGTACACCCCCTTATCTGAATCAACAACTAAGATTAAAAAATGACCCTTCAGATAGGAGGGCATGATGGTCAAGTTTAGAATTAACCGCTATATTTTTCGGGAATTAATCAGTCCATTAATCGTTATACCACTTTAATTTCTATCCAAAGCGTATGTATTCACATACTTTGTCTTTCAAGGGCATATCCTATTTGGGCCTTTCCGGTTTTGTGTTTTTTTGTTGGTTATctacatttttatttttattctttcctttattttttgttttccCCTCTTTTTCTATTTTCCTTTTCCGTTTGCTATTTTCCATTTTTTTATTTCCAAATTGGTGATTTTCTTTCATTTaaagatttttttttcaaaattttgaacaaGTTTTGAAATTAAGAACACTtttcattttttaaatat contains:
- the LOC125534031 gene encoding uncharacterized protein LOC125534031, producing MGSTTGASLLRALLFASLFAGFAAHLAAGEKDCYDERDSVIRMCKWTIKKGSPYVIPDMPCRLEVRKVDMPCICRVLTAADERIISPEKLVRCSREAGVALPVGSKCGTYTIVAPAPPSAHA